The Shewanella algae DNA segment GCAGGGCTTTACAACCTTGAAGCGCAATCAGCATCAACGCCACGGGGAAGTGCTGACCAATTTCAGTATGCAGCTGCAGCCGCCCTGGAAAATCACCCAAATGAAGTTCCAAGAGCGGCCTATGGACAAACGCCAAGAAATGCTGCTTGTTATGGCAAATCAAACACCAGGGCGACGGCACGCTTGTTGCCGGCCTTGATGGCAAACTCCTCAAGTTCGTTGATGTGAATGCCATCGCCACTTTGCAGGGTTTCACCTGCCAATTGCAGCTCTCCTTCCACCACTTGAGCATAAAAGTTGCGTCCCTTTGCCTGCTTGAAGCTCGTCTGCTCGTCTGCGGTCAGCTCCAGGCGGTAGACGCTGGCGTCCTGTTTGATGGACAGGGTGCCATCGCGGCCATCGGGAGTGACGACCGGGGTCAGTGCCGAACTCTGGGCAAAGGCTTTTTGCTGATAACCCGGGGTGCCACCCTGGCTGCTAGGTTGGATCCAGATCTGCAGGAAATGCAGTGGTTCAGTTGCCGAGGCATTGTACTCACTGTGATAGATCCCCGTGCCGGCAGACATAAGTTGGAACTCACCGGCCGGCAAGGTTTTCACGTGACCAAAGCTGTCTTTATGGGCTATGGTGCCGGAAATCACATAGCTGATGATTTCCATATCCTTGTGGCCGTGGGTATCAAAGCCGGCGCTAGGCGCGACTCTGTCATCATTGATGACCCTCAGGGCCGAGACCCCCATAAATCTTGGATCATAATAGTTGCCGAATGAAAAACTGTGT contains these protein-coding regions:
- a CDS encoding pirin family protein, which produces MIYVRHADERGRADFGWLKSQHSFSFGNYYDPRFMGVSALRVINDDRVAPSAGFDTHGHKDMEIISYVISGTIAHKDSFGHVKTLPAGEFQLMSAGTGIYHSEYNASATEPLHFLQIWIQPSSQGGTPGYQQKAFAQSSALTPVVTPDGRDGTLSIKQDASVYRLELTADEQTSFKQAKGRNFYAQVVEGELQLAGETLQSGDGIHINELEEFAIKAGNKRAVALVFDLP